The Camelina sativa cultivar DH55 chromosome 14, Cs, whole genome shotgun sequence genome includes a window with the following:
- the LOC104738788 gene encoding uncharacterized protein LOC104738788 isoform X4, translated as MWPSENAKEEGGLLLQTKLEKLIGCGEQNNYARKTGVVSLEATIRKISSSLEDDDVDVPDSPEESYLASSIRACVPAQKNGSDDEIQHDDQQVATWSTISKETKSLIHLNGNAPVSSSHLSGFRAKRSSKVIKDHLRPKFSFHSHTPGETSSKISDMAENFEPTAYQAIEEDPIAECPNGFDEASESRQGISVAASREVLHGFTEVAIPKLLDIPPHKIRLIKRTSKLYSRHERKSHKESSSNIQDSDTDDELPGPMDCGSSSDDEPSYQTPVPNISNQKKQFVGDRFDEAIKASSFSKEGLLFGSPKLSGGSSLYGKLQQIMKQEKETEMEITKKLQGGIGQPDASSYVDVKIMSRHLEGKLVVCKCSVIDLSGDSLLLKNTQALAAKETETRVLFSTKVCADVDIEIGNCIRHLLTSVRLTCLNKTTFELEIPNYFDL; from the exons ATGTGGCCAAGTGAGAATGCCAAGGAAGAG GGGGGATTACTACTTCAAACAAAGCTCGAAAAACTCATAG GTTGTGGTGAACAAAACAATTATGCTAGGAAAACCGGTGTTGTATCTCTGGAAGCAACT ATACGGAAGATATCATCCTCTCTTGAGGATGACGACGTTGATGTTCCTGATTCCCCTGAGGAGAGTTATCTTGCTTCTTCCATAAGAGCATGCGTACCTGCTCAGAAAAATGGTTCAGATGATGAG ATTCAACATGACGACCAACAGGTGGCAACGTGGTCCACTATAAGTAAAGAAACCAAGTCACTAATCCATTTGAATGGTAACGCTCCAGTCTCATCATCCCATCTATCTGGATTCAGAGCCAAGAGAAGTAGTAAAG TTATCAAAGATCATCTGAGGCCAAAATTTTCGTTTCACTCACATACTCCTGGAGAAACGTCATCCAAGATAAGTGATATGGCTGAAAATTTTGAGCCTACTGCTTATCAGGCCATAGAAGAGGATCCAATTGCTGAATGTCCCAACGGTTTTGATGAAGCATCAGAAAGCAGACAAGGTATTTCTGTTGCTGCGTCAAGAGAGGTTCTGCATGGGTTCACTGAGGTTGCTATACCAAAGCTTTTAGACATTCCTCCACATAAGATTAGACTGATCAAAAGAACCTCTAAACTG TACAGCAGACATGAAAGAAAATCTCATAAGGAAAGCTCATCGAACATTCAAGATAGTGATACTGATGACGAGCTACCTGGACCCATGGATTGTGGATCATCAAGCGATGATGAG CCTAGTTATCAAACCCCAGTGCCAAACATTTCCAACCAGAAGAAACAATTTGTTGGAGACCGGTTTGATGAAGCAATAAAAGCTTCCTCTTTTAGCAAGGAAGGTCTCTTGTTCGGTTCACCTAAATTATCAGG TGGCTCTAGTCTATATGGGAAGCTACAACAGAtaatgaaacaagaaaaagagacgGAAATGGAAATCACGAAGAAATTGCAGGGGGGAATTGGACAACCAG ATGCGTCAAGTTATGTTGATGTAAAAATCATGTCAAGACACTTGGAGGGAAAGCTTGTCGTGTGCAAATGCTCTGTTATTGACCTTTCTGGG GACTCCCTATTGCTCAAGAACACACAAGCCCTTGCGGCCAAGGAGACAGAAACAAGAGTTCTCTTTAGTACAAAAGTTTGTGCGGATGTTGATATCGAAATAGGGAATTGTATCCGACATCTATTAACATCTGTTAGATTAACCTGTTTGAATAAAACGACGTTTGAACTCGAAATCCCAAATTACTTCGATCTCTAA
- the LOC104738788 gene encoding uncharacterized protein LOC104738788 isoform X1 has protein sequence MWRRSNLPGNLDSDQSISEEEDEEEHINVSSKEIDMWPSENAKEEGGLLLQTKLEKLIGCGEQNNYARKTGVVSLEATIRKISSSLEDDDVDVPDSPEESYLASSIRACVPAQKNGSDDEIQHDDQQVATWSTISKETKSLIHLNGNAPVSSSHLSGFRAKRSSKVIKDHLRPKFSFHSHTPGETSSKISDMAENFEPTAYQAIEEDPIAECPNGFDEASESRQGISVAASREVLHGFTEVAIPKLLDIPPHKIRLIKRTSKLYSRHERKSHKESSSNIQDSDTDDELPGPMDCGSSSDDEPSYQTPVPNISNQKKQFVGDRFDEAIKASSFSKEGLLFGSPKLSGGSSLYGKLQQIMKQEKETEMEITKKLQGGIGQPDASSYVDVKIMSRHLEGKLVVCKCSVIDLSGDSLLLKNTQALAAKETETRVLFSTKVCADVDIEIGNCIRHLLTSVRLTCLNKTTFELEIPNYFDL, from the exons ATGTGGCGGCGAAGTAACTTACCG GGGAATTTAGATTCCGATCAAAGCATATCAG aggaagaagacgaagaagagcacATCAATGTTAGTTCGAAAGAAATTGACATGTGGCCAAGTGAGAATGCCAAGGAAGAG GGGGGATTACTACTTCAAACAAAGCTCGAAAAACTCATAG GTTGTGGTGAACAAAACAATTATGCTAGGAAAACCGGTGTTGTATCTCTGGAAGCAACT ATACGGAAGATATCATCCTCTCTTGAGGATGACGACGTTGATGTTCCTGATTCCCCTGAGGAGAGTTATCTTGCTTCTTCCATAAGAGCATGCGTACCTGCTCAGAAAAATGGTTCAGATGATGAG ATTCAACATGACGACCAACAGGTGGCAACGTGGTCCACTATAAGTAAAGAAACCAAGTCACTAATCCATTTGAATGGTAACGCTCCAGTCTCATCATCCCATCTATCTGGATTCAGAGCCAAGAGAAGTAGTAAAG TTATCAAAGATCATCTGAGGCCAAAATTTTCGTTTCACTCACATACTCCTGGAGAAACGTCATCCAAGATAAGTGATATGGCTGAAAATTTTGAGCCTACTGCTTATCAGGCCATAGAAGAGGATCCAATTGCTGAATGTCCCAACGGTTTTGATGAAGCATCAGAAAGCAGACAAGGTATTTCTGTTGCTGCGTCAAGAGAGGTTCTGCATGGGTTCACTGAGGTTGCTATACCAAAGCTTTTAGACATTCCTCCACATAAGATTAGACTGATCAAAAGAACCTCTAAACTG TACAGCAGACATGAAAGAAAATCTCATAAGGAAAGCTCATCGAACATTCAAGATAGTGATACTGATGACGAGCTACCTGGACCCATGGATTGTGGATCATCAAGCGATGATGAG CCTAGTTATCAAACCCCAGTGCCAAACATTTCCAACCAGAAGAAACAATTTGTTGGAGACCGGTTTGATGAAGCAATAAAAGCTTCCTCTTTTAGCAAGGAAGGTCTCTTGTTCGGTTCACCTAAATTATCAGG TGGCTCTAGTCTATATGGGAAGCTACAACAGAtaatgaaacaagaaaaagagacgGAAATGGAAATCACGAAGAAATTGCAGGGGGGAATTGGACAACCAG ATGCGTCAAGTTATGTTGATGTAAAAATCATGTCAAGACACTTGGAGGGAAAGCTTGTCGTGTGCAAATGCTCTGTTATTGACCTTTCTGGG GACTCCCTATTGCTCAAGAACACACAAGCCCTTGCGGCCAAGGAGACAGAAACAAGAGTTCTCTTTAGTACAAAAGTTTGTGCGGATGTTGATATCGAAATAGGGAATTGTATCCGACATCTATTAACATCTGTTAGATTAACCTGTTTGAATAAAACGACGTTTGAACTCGAAATCCCAAATTACTTCGATCTCTAA
- the LOC104738790 gene encoding wee1-like protein kinase, which produces MFEKKGGRTLLAKSKTLGTRRTKKVRKMEGTLERHSLLHFGQLSKISFENLPPSNVPSSADSSELRNQLGSADADTNCPEKDFILSQDFFCTPDYITPDNQNLMSGLEISQDHSPCPRSPVKLNTVKSKRCRQESFTLNPSNSTCSSKNRVDEQENDDTDTDEVMMDKLQANQTERTGYVSKTAVALRCRAMPPPCLKNPYVMNQSESATDPFGYQRSKCASFLPASITGDGLSRYLTDFHEIQQIGVGNFSRVFKVLKRIDGCLYAVKHSTRKLHLDSERRKAMMEVQALAALGFHENVVGYYNSWFENEQLYIQLELCDHSLSKKSSLKVSEREILVIMHQIAKALQFIHEKGIAHLDVKPDNIYIKNGVCKLGDFGCATRLDKTLPVEEGDARYMPQEILNEDYEHLDKVDIFSLGVTVYELIRGSPLTESRNQSLNIKEGKLPLLPGHSLQLQTLLKTMMDRDPIRRPSARELLDHPMFDRIRG; this is translated from the exons ATGTTCGAGAAGAAAGGAGGAAGAACACTGTTGGCGAAGAGTAAAACCCTAGGAACGAGAAGAACGAAGAAGGTTCGTAAGATGGAAGGGACATTGGAGCGacactctcttcttcactttGGTCAGTTGTCGAAGATTTCTTTCGAAAATCTTCCGCCGTCGAATGTTCCGTCATCGGCGGACTCGTCGGAGCTTCGGAATCAGTTGGGTTCGGCTGATGCTGATACCAATTGCCCAGAGAAGGACTTTATTCTTAGCCAAGACTTCTTCTG CACACCTGATTATATAACACCGGACAATCAGAACTTGATGAGTGGTTTAGAGATCAGCCAG GATCATTCTCCTTGTCCTAGGTCTCCTGTTAAACTAAATACAGTTAAAAGCAAAAGATGTCGCCAGG AAAGTTTCACATTGAATCCTTCGAATTCTACCTGTTCTTCTAAAAATAGAGTAGATGAACAAGAGAATGATGATACTGACACAGATGAGGTCATGATGGATAAACTCCAAGCTAATCAAACAGAGAGGACTGGATATGTTTCAAAGACCGCAGTTGCTCTGCGGTGTCGGGCTATGCCTCCCCCTTGCCTCAAGAATCCGTATGTGATGAATCAGTCTGAGTCTGCTACTGATCCTTTCGGATATCAGAGATCAAAATGTGCAA GTTTTCTCCCTGCAAGTATAACTGGGGATGGCTTGTCAAGATATCTCACGGACTTTCATGAAATTCAG CAAATTGGTGTTGGAAATTTCAGTCGTGTATTTAAGGTTTTGAAGAGAATTGATGGTTGCCTATATGCTGTGAAACACAGCACAAGAAAGTTGCATCTAGATTCAGAGAG ACGTAAAGCTATGATGGAAGTCCAAGCTCTTGCTGCTCTAG ggTTTCATGAAAATGTAGTAGGATACTACAACTCGTGGtttgaaaatgaacaattgTACATTCAGCTGGAACTCTGTGATCACAGCTTGTCCAAGAAATCTTCTCTTAAGGTCTCAGAAAGAGAAATCTTGGTGATAATGCATCAG ATAGCTAAAGCATTACAGTTTATTCATGAGAAAGGAATAGCTCATTTAGATGTAAAACCAGACAACATATACATCAAGAACGGTGTTTGCAAGCTCGGTGACTTTGGTTGTGCCACGCGATTGGACAAAACCTTACcagtagaagaaggagatgcaCGTTACATGCCTCAAGAAATACTAAACGAAGACTATGAGCACCTTGACAAGGTCGATATCTTCTCTTTAGGTGTCACGGTATATGAGCTGATTAGAGGATCTCCTCTTACAGAATCAAGAAACCAGTCCCTTAATATCAAAGAAGGCAAACTTCCTCTCCTTCCTGGCCATTCGTTACAATTACAGACACTGCTTAAG ACAATGATGGATCGTGATCCTATTCGTCGCCCTTCCGCTAGAGAATTGCTGGACCATCCCATGTTCGATAGGATTCGAGGTTGA
- the LOC104738788 gene encoding uncharacterized protein LOC104738788 isoform X5, which yields MWRRSNLPGNLDSDQSISEEEDEEEHINVSSKEIDMWPSENAKEEGGLLLQTKLEKLIGCGEQNNYARKTGVVSLEATIRKISSSLEDDDVDVPDSPEESYLASSIRACVPAQKNGSDDEIQHDDQQVATWSTISKETKSLIHLNGNAPVSSSHLSGFRAKRSSKVIKDHLRPKFSFHSHTPGETSSKISDMAENFEPTAYQAIEEDPIAECPNGFDEASESRQGISVAASREVLHGFTEVAIPKLLDIPPHKIRLIKRTSKLYSRHERKSHKESSSNIQDSDTDDELPGPMDCGSSSDDEPSYQTPVPNISNQKKQFVGDRFDEAIKASSFSKEGLLFGSPKLSGGSSLYGKLQQIMKQEKETEMEITKKLQGGIGQPGLPIAQEHTSPCGQGDRNKSSL from the exons ATGTGGCGGCGAAGTAACTTACCG GGGAATTTAGATTCCGATCAAAGCATATCAG aggaagaagacgaagaagagcacATCAATGTTAGTTCGAAAGAAATTGACATGTGGCCAAGTGAGAATGCCAAGGAAGAG GGGGGATTACTACTTCAAACAAAGCTCGAAAAACTCATAG GTTGTGGTGAACAAAACAATTATGCTAGGAAAACCGGTGTTGTATCTCTGGAAGCAACT ATACGGAAGATATCATCCTCTCTTGAGGATGACGACGTTGATGTTCCTGATTCCCCTGAGGAGAGTTATCTTGCTTCTTCCATAAGAGCATGCGTACCTGCTCAGAAAAATGGTTCAGATGATGAG ATTCAACATGACGACCAACAGGTGGCAACGTGGTCCACTATAAGTAAAGAAACCAAGTCACTAATCCATTTGAATGGTAACGCTCCAGTCTCATCATCCCATCTATCTGGATTCAGAGCCAAGAGAAGTAGTAAAG TTATCAAAGATCATCTGAGGCCAAAATTTTCGTTTCACTCACATACTCCTGGAGAAACGTCATCCAAGATAAGTGATATGGCTGAAAATTTTGAGCCTACTGCTTATCAGGCCATAGAAGAGGATCCAATTGCTGAATGTCCCAACGGTTTTGATGAAGCATCAGAAAGCAGACAAGGTATTTCTGTTGCTGCGTCAAGAGAGGTTCTGCATGGGTTCACTGAGGTTGCTATACCAAAGCTTTTAGACATTCCTCCACATAAGATTAGACTGATCAAAAGAACCTCTAAACTG TACAGCAGACATGAAAGAAAATCTCATAAGGAAAGCTCATCGAACATTCAAGATAGTGATACTGATGACGAGCTACCTGGACCCATGGATTGTGGATCATCAAGCGATGATGAG CCTAGTTATCAAACCCCAGTGCCAAACATTTCCAACCAGAAGAAACAATTTGTTGGAGACCGGTTTGATGAAGCAATAAAAGCTTCCTCTTTTAGCAAGGAAGGTCTCTTGTTCGGTTCACCTAAATTATCAGG TGGCTCTAGTCTATATGGGAAGCTACAACAGAtaatgaaacaagaaaaagagacgGAAATGGAAATCACGAAGAAATTGCAGGGGGGAATTGGACAACCAG GACTCCCTATTGCTCAAGAACACACAAGCCCTTGCGGCCAAGGAGACAGAAACAAGAGTTCTCTTTAG
- the LOC104738788 gene encoding uncharacterized protein LOC104738788 isoform X3 — protein MWRRSNLPGNLDSDQSISEEEDEEEHINVSSKEIDMWPSENAKEEGGLLLQTKLEKLIGCGEQNNYARKTGVVSLEATIRKISSSLEDDDVDVPDSPEESYLASSIRACVPAQKNGSDDEIQHDDQQVATWSTISKETKSLIHLNGNAPVSSSHLSGFRAKRSSKVIKDHLRPKFSFHSHTPGETSSKISDMAENFEPTAYQAIEEDPIAECPNGFDEASESRQGISVAASREVLHGFTEYSRHERKSHKESSSNIQDSDTDDELPGPMDCGSSSDDEPSYQTPVPNISNQKKQFVGDRFDEAIKASSFSKEGLLFGSPKLSGGSSLYGKLQQIMKQEKETEMEITKKLQGGIGQPDASSYVDVKIMSRHLEGKLVVCKCSVIDLSGDSLLLKNTQALAAKETETRVLFSTKVCADVDIEIGNCIRHLLTSVRLTCLNKTTFELEIPNYFDL, from the exons ATGTGGCGGCGAAGTAACTTACCG GGGAATTTAGATTCCGATCAAAGCATATCAG aggaagaagacgaagaagagcacATCAATGTTAGTTCGAAAGAAATTGACATGTGGCCAAGTGAGAATGCCAAGGAAGAG GGGGGATTACTACTTCAAACAAAGCTCGAAAAACTCATAG GTTGTGGTGAACAAAACAATTATGCTAGGAAAACCGGTGTTGTATCTCTGGAAGCAACT ATACGGAAGATATCATCCTCTCTTGAGGATGACGACGTTGATGTTCCTGATTCCCCTGAGGAGAGTTATCTTGCTTCTTCCATAAGAGCATGCGTACCTGCTCAGAAAAATGGTTCAGATGATGAG ATTCAACATGACGACCAACAGGTGGCAACGTGGTCCACTATAAGTAAAGAAACCAAGTCACTAATCCATTTGAATGGTAACGCTCCAGTCTCATCATCCCATCTATCTGGATTCAGAGCCAAGAGAAGTAGTAAAG TTATCAAAGATCATCTGAGGCCAAAATTTTCGTTTCACTCACATACTCCTGGAGAAACGTCATCCAAGATAAGTGATATGGCTGAAAATTTTGAGCCTACTGCTTATCAGGCCATAGAAGAGGATCCAATTGCTGAATGTCCCAACGGTTTTGATGAAGCATCAGAAAGCAGACAAGGTATTTCTGTTGCTGCGTCAAGAGAGGTTCTGCATGGGTTCACTGAG TACAGCAGACATGAAAGAAAATCTCATAAGGAAAGCTCATCGAACATTCAAGATAGTGATACTGATGACGAGCTACCTGGACCCATGGATTGTGGATCATCAAGCGATGATGAG CCTAGTTATCAAACCCCAGTGCCAAACATTTCCAACCAGAAGAAACAATTTGTTGGAGACCGGTTTGATGAAGCAATAAAAGCTTCCTCTTTTAGCAAGGAAGGTCTCTTGTTCGGTTCACCTAAATTATCAGG TGGCTCTAGTCTATATGGGAAGCTACAACAGAtaatgaaacaagaaaaagagacgGAAATGGAAATCACGAAGAAATTGCAGGGGGGAATTGGACAACCAG ATGCGTCAAGTTATGTTGATGTAAAAATCATGTCAAGACACTTGGAGGGAAAGCTTGTCGTGTGCAAATGCTCTGTTATTGACCTTTCTGGG GACTCCCTATTGCTCAAGAACACACAAGCCCTTGCGGCCAAGGAGACAGAAACAAGAGTTCTCTTTAGTACAAAAGTTTGTGCGGATGTTGATATCGAAATAGGGAATTGTATCCGACATCTATTAACATCTGTTAGATTAACCTGTTTGAATAAAACGACGTTTGAACTCGAAATCCCAAATTACTTCGATCTCTAA